In one Platichthys flesus chromosome 3, fPlaFle2.1, whole genome shotgun sequence genomic region, the following are encoded:
- the endog gene encoding endonuclease G, mitochondrial translates to MGSWCRTGATLVLGAGVGAAVCRLLSLRGREELEEGAGVLHRVPVLPVPSVLASELTVSPGASVAVMKYGFPSLANIKTRESYVTSYDPRTRTASWVIERLNPASLSGSSNRKNCDFRADDSVHLFHRSTNDDYRGSGFDRGHLAAAANHKWSQKAMDDTFYLSNVAPQNPHLNQNTWNNLEKLCRSLTKRYLNVYVCTGPLYLPRQEADGKLYVRYQVIGQNHVAVPTHFFKVLILEQANGRGVELRSYVLPNEPIDEKVPLERFLVPIETIERASGLLFVSNIMKRTSSLQAVTDRPTTLPRIHQ, encoded by the exons ATGGGGTCGTGGTGTCGGACCGGAGCGACCTTGGTGCTGGGAGCGGGAGTCGGAGCCGCGGTCTGCCGCCTGCTGAGCCTCAGAGGCCGCGAGGAGTTGGAGGAAGGAGCCGGTGTCCTCCACAGAGTCCCGGTGCTTCCGGTACCGAGCGTCCTGGCCTCCGAGCTGACG GTGAGTCCAGGTGCATCAGTAGCTGTGATGAAGTATGGCTTTCCCTCATTGGCCAACATCAAGACCCGAGAGTCCTACGTCACCTCCTACGACCCCCGCACCCGCACTGCATCCTGGGTGATAGAGAGGCTGAACCCCGCCTCCCTTAGCGGGTCATCAAACAGGAAGAACTGTGACTTCAGAGCAGACGACAG CGTGCACTTGTTTCACAGGTCGACCAATGATGACTACAGGGGGAGTGGCTTCGACAGAGGTCACCTGgctgcagcagccaatcacaagtggaGTCAGAAAGCAATGGACGACACATTCTACCTGAGCAACGTCGCCCctcag aaccctcacctgaaccaGAACACCTGGAACAATCTGGAGAAGCTCTGTCGCTCTTTGACCAAACGTTACCTGAACGTGTACGTGTGCACCGGTCCCCTCTACCTGCCCAG gcaGGAGGCTGATGGGAAACTCTACGTTCGTTATCAGGTTATTGGACAAAACCACGTCGCTGTGCCGACCCACTTCTTCAAG GTGCTGATCCTGGAGCAGGCGAATGGTAGAGGGGTGGAGCTTCGGTCATATGTTTTACCAAATGAACCAATAGATGAGAAGGTTCCTCTGGAGCGTTTCCTGGTTCCCATAGAAACCATAGAGAGAGCGTCAGGACTTTTGTTTGTCTCGAACATCATGAAGAGAACCAGCAGCCTACAGGCCGTGACCGACCGACCAACTACATTACCCAGAATACATCAGTGA
- the ntng2a gene encoding multiple epidermal growth factor-like domains protein 9 isoform X1 translates to MPDLNPPYLPPPDEPLPDLPLPDVPPPAVLSPDAPSLDEPPPNVLSTNLLPSDDPPEVPSSRTPESLIDITPTNTETVESLPFPSEEGGGDSAPGGSTLGLTDPAGDLAPVDFTFPSLGDKNPTKPGSDSGAKQFSGLEPVGNPGIIPEDSGGSVNAEGSDSVDPGLNYISADPGKGKKQESGLESTGPDSSVTDPASPDLEYGPGSPPAVNDPGVGLSTTAGQKEGKSGEDSAARSPGRPESSEKNNSKQEITGEQEKEKAAETKDETRKEQEERPKEKDDKGYEKKATQKILIPGGSQFSQLSKIAYVTFQECECNGHSNRCSYIDFINVVTCVSCKHNTRGQNCQYCRLGYYKNASLSLEDENVCVECDCDAEGSISPHCSDSGLCQCKGRATGRRCDSCLPGYTWRGGGAICKENLCDSERLICQNGGTCVDFQRCVCLENFTGSLCEQSVCLKKTGCLDNAEGSAFSLTSHRYLLVLGLLMSAF, encoded by the exons ATGCCTGATTTAAATCCACCTTATCTACCTCCGCCTGATGAACCCCTTCCTGATCTACCTCTGCCTGATGTACCTCCCCCAGCTGTACTTTCTCCAGATGCGCCATCTCTAGATGAACCTCCTCCTAATGTATTATCTACCAATCTACTTCCTTCAGATGATCCCCCAGAAGTGCCATCTTCTAGGACTCCAGAATCTCTGATAGATATAACACCTACAAATACAGAAACTGTAGAGTCTTTGCCATTTCCCTCTGAGGAAGGAGGCGGTGATTCTGCACCAGGAGGAAGCACCTTAGGTCTGACTGACCCTGCTGGTGATTTAGCTCCTGTGGACTTCACCTTCCCATCTCTGGGAGATAAAAATCCAACTAAACCTGGATCAGATTCCGGAGCGAAACAATTTTCTGGACTAGAGCCTGTCGGTAATCCTGGGATCATTCCAGAGGATTCTGGAGGATCTGTCAATGCTGAAGGATCAGATTCAGTTGATCCTGGACTGAATTACATCTCAGCTGATCCAGgcaagggaaaaaaacaggagagTGGACTGGAATCAACTGGACCAGATTCTTCTGTAACAGATCCTGCAAGTCCTGATCTAGAATATGGACCAGGTTCTCCTCCAGCAGTGAATGATCCAGGAGTAGGTTTGTCTACTACAGCAGGTCAGAAGGAGGGAAAGTCTGGAGAGGATTCAGCAGCTCGATCACCAGGACGACCAGAGTCCAGTGAAAAGAATAACTCAAAACAAGAAATAACAGGAgagcaggaaaaggaaaaag CTGCTGAGACCAAAGATGAAACAAGGAAAGAACAAGAGGAAAGACCGAAGGAGAAAGATGACAAAGGCTACGAGAAAAAAG CGACCCAGAAGATTCTGATTCCAGGAGGATCACAGTTCAGTCAACTGTCCAAAATCGCCTATGTCACCTTCCAGG agtgcgAGTGTAACGGACACTCCAACCGCTGCAGCTACATCGACTTCATCAACGTGGTCACATGTGtgagctgcaaacacaacacacgaGGACAGAACTGTCAGTACTGTCGCCTTGGTTACTATAAGAACGCTTCGCTGTCGCTGGAGGATGAGAACGTCTGTGTGG agTGCGACTGTGATGCAGAGGGAAGTATTTCTCCACACTGCTCTGACTCTGGTCTCTGTCAGTGTAAAGGCAGAGCCACAGGGAGGCGCTGTGACTCCTGTTTACCTGGATACACATGGAGAGGAGGCGGAGCCATCTGCAAAG AGAACCTGTGTGACTCCGAACGTTTGATTTGTCAAAACGGAGGAACCTGCGTCGACTTCCAGCGCTGCGTCTGTCTGGAGAACttcacag GTTCACTCTGTGAGCAGAGCGTCTGTTTGAAGAAGACCGGTTGCCTTGACAACGCTGAGGGATCCGCCTTCTCTCTGACGTCCCACCGTTACCTGCTGGTCCTGGGTCTGCTCATGTCTGCCTTCTGA